The following coding sequences lie in one Mucilaginibacter sp. KACC 22773 genomic window:
- a CDS encoding MATE family efflux transporter codes for MAFFKKYKTHYSATMRLAYPVMISQVGHPLVGFSASIILGHFAGTVPLAALAIANGFFNLMLIIAIGISYGITPLVARENGAGNYKECGRLLSHSIVVNVLTGLMLLIVTWLGGQYLIAHIGLDAAVVAQAKPLLVLLGLSIIPLMLFLSFKQFAEGLGFTRLAMQVSIWGNVINIVVGIILVKGLLGIPALGAKSIGYSAIIDRGLMAVVMAAFVLKTQRFNKFLQGCRPFQFDAVRFRKILATSVPIVLQNIFEISAFSAAVFIVGIIGARQLAAYQIAMNYLSFIYYAVNGIGTAAAIQTGYFLGQVKFYLLRASALASYHLTIVFHLVTGVLLLVLKGILPKVISVDPLVVSMVGNLFVIAAGLEVFDGLQVVSLSILRGLGDLKYPVLINLAAYWGVALPVAFLLGLHTPMGLTGVWLGLFSGLLMASVLLYLRFRHLANRHADNVPAEQENLFNNVLKLESQ; via the coding sequence TTGGCCTTTTTTAAAAAATATAAAACCCATTACAGCGCTACTATGCGTTTGGCTTACCCGGTAATGATATCGCAGGTGGGGCATCCGTTAGTGGGGTTTTCGGCATCCATTATATTGGGGCACTTTGCCGGCACGGTACCGCTTGCTGCGCTGGCTATTGCCAACGGTTTTTTTAACCTTATGCTTATTATTGCCATCGGCATATCCTACGGCATAACCCCGCTGGTTGCACGCGAAAACGGGGCAGGTAACTACAAGGAATGCGGTCGTTTGTTGTCGCACAGTATAGTGGTGAATGTCCTGACGGGCTTAATGCTCTTAATAGTTACCTGGCTTGGCGGGCAATACTTAATAGCGCATATTGGTTTGGATGCGGCTGTGGTGGCACAGGCCAAACCGCTGTTGGTGTTGTTAGGATTGTCTATTATCCCTTTGATGCTGTTTTTATCGTTTAAGCAGTTTGCCGAAGGTTTGGGTTTTACCAGGCTGGCTATGCAGGTGAGCATTTGGGGTAATGTAATCAATATTGTAGTTGGTATTATATTGGTAAAAGGTTTATTGGGTATTCCGGCCCTGGGTGCCAAAAGCATAGGCTACAGCGCTATTATCGATAGGGGGCTGATGGCCGTAGTTATGGCTGCATTTGTACTTAAAACGCAGCGGTTTAATAAATTCCTGCAAGGTTGCCGCCCTTTTCAGTTTGATGCCGTGCGGTTCAGAAAAATTCTGGCTACCAGTGTTCCCATTGTATTGCAAAACATTTTTGAGATAAGCGCCTTTAGCGCTGCGGTTTTTATAGTAGGGATAATAGGGGCCAGGCAACTGGCAGCGTACCAGATAGCGATGAACTATCTGTCGTTTATTTATTACGCGGTTAACGGTATAGGCACGGCGGCGGCCATTCAAACCGGCTATTTTTTGGGGCAGGTAAAGTTTTATTTACTGCGTGCATCGGCGTTGGCGAGCTATCACCTTACTATTGTATTTCACCTGGTTACCGGGGTGCTGTTGTTGGTTTTAAAAGGTATTTTGCCTAAAGTTATCTCGGTTGATCCGCTGGTGGTGAGTATGGTTGGCAACCTGTTTGTTATAGCTGCCGGGTTAGAGGTTTTCGATGGCCTGCAGGTGGTAAGCCTGAGTATATTACGGGGCCTTGGCGATTTAAAATACCCGGTGTTAATTAACCTGGCCGCTTACTGGGGCGTTGCCTTGCCGGTAGCTTTTTTACTGGGCCTGCATACCCCCATGGGCTTAACAGGTGTATGGCTGGGGCTTTTCAGCGGCCTGTTAATGGCATCGGTACTGCTTTACTTACGTTTCCGGCACCTGGCCAACAGGCATGCTGATAACGTGCCGGCAGAACAGGAGAATTTATTTAACAACGTATTAAAACTCGAATCTCAATAA
- a CDS encoding LysR family transcriptional regulator, translating to MDLQQIKNFLALADELHFWNTSAKQNITQSALSRQIKSLEDELDVQLFERTKRNVKLTPAGEFLKAKWADIVDEFNFIHQFAKKIELGETGSIRIAHPDSISFSTLPQLILDISIRYPELKIEMIQLAYEDEQEFLTKYKIDLKFSRDINRLDNISTMKVQTDHLALVLPQDHAFRELADITAESLQTQKFIMPRSNSSSSYSQLTQQVFEHYGISPEFSYTSDFGSTIISLIIRQFGISIMPYSYANQGYQGIRFIELPFESNLFVHWRTDDQSPILKNVLKMIEAMA from the coding sequence ATGGATTTACAGCAGATAAAAAACTTTTTGGCCCTTGCAGACGAGCTTCATTTTTGGAACACATCGGCCAAACAAAACATTACCCAGTCGGCATTAAGCAGGCAAATCAAATCGTTGGAGGATGAGTTGGATGTGCAGCTGTTTGAACGCACCAAGCGCAATGTTAAGCTAACCCCCGCCGGTGAATTCCTGAAAGCCAAATGGGCCGATATTGTAGATGAATTTAATTTTATCCACCAGTTTGCCAAAAAAATCGAACTCGGCGAAACCGGCTCCATCAGGATAGCGCATCCGGATTCGATTTCTTTTTCTACCCTGCCGCAGCTGATACTTGATATCTCCATCCGCTATCCCGAACTGAAGATTGAAATGATACAGCTGGCTTATGAAGATGAGCAGGAATTTTTAACCAAGTACAAGATCGACCTGAAATTCAGCCGCGATATAAACCGGCTGGATAATATCAGCACGATGAAAGTACAAACAGATCACCTTGCCTTGGTATTGCCCCAGGATCATGCGTTCAGGGAACTGGCCGACATTACTGCCGAATCATTACAAACGCAAAAGTTTATTATGCCCCGTTCCAACAGCAGCAGCAGCTATAGCCAGCTTACCCAACAGGTATTTGAACACTACGGCATATCGCCCGAATTTTCTTATACTTCGGATTTTGGCTCAACCATCATTTCGCTCATCATCAGGCAATTCGGCATCAGCATAATGCCTTATTCGTACGCCAACCAGGGTTACCAGGGCATCCGTTTTATTGAACTGCCCTTTGAAAGCAACCTGTTTGTACACTGGCGGACTGACGACCAAAGCCCCATCCTCAAAAACGTTTTGAAGATGATTGAAGCGATGGCATAG
- a CDS encoding TetR/AcrR family transcriptional regulator, translating to MRPKNLDKEQAIRTIALQIIADEGLENLTMQKLAKAANISPRTIYIKYENKEDLLVKLFIEEVLGAYEKALLAGFDPAMPFADGLKKIWLNAFEYLTGNRHAFALIRHGKSSPLLNRAYQQANIQEGYFFAPIRQFFQLNVSAGIIKSLPHDVLRALLFSAIFDLVTEYFDYQERPTQIITQQTLLDCCDVLIKGIMINP from the coding sequence ATGCGTCCAAAAAACTTAGATAAAGAGCAAGCCATCCGTACCATAGCCTTGCAAATAATTGCCGACGAAGGGCTGGAAAACCTCACCATGCAAAAGCTGGCTAAGGCAGCCAATATCTCGCCGCGCACCATCTATATCAAATACGAAAACAAAGAAGATCTGCTGGTGAAGCTTTTTATTGAAGAAGTTTTGGGCGCTTACGAAAAAGCACTTTTAGCCGGGTTCGACCCTGCAATGCCCTTTGCCGATGGGTTAAAAAAGATTTGGCTAAACGCGTTTGAATACCTTACCGGCAACAGGCATGCCTTCGCGCTTATCCGGCATGGCAAAAGCTCGCCTTTGTTGAACAGGGCTTACCAGCAGGCAAATATACAGGAAGGTTATTTTTTTGCCCCTATTCGCCAATTTTTTCAGCTAAATGTATCGGCGGGCATTATTAAAAGCTTGCCGCATGATGTGCTCCGGGCATTGCTGTTTTCGGCCATTTTTGATTTGGTTACCGAATACTTTGATTACCAGGAGCGTCCAACTCAAATTATTACCCAACAAACCCTTTTAGATTGCTGCGATGTGCTGATAAAAGGGATAATGATTAATCCATAA
- a CDS encoding GNAT family N-acetyltransferase — protein MTDTMTINSAGIRFIKVDMQNIRVLKAIGIETFNEAFAHLNTPENMEDYLATAFADEKLAAEVNNPCSEFYMAQVDGNIVGYVKINHGPAQTDVKDDNALEVERIYVLKAFHGKKVGQLLFDKAFEIAVQMKKTYIWLGVWEHNAKALAFYKKNGFEVFGSHDFWLGDDLQTDLMMKRYLG, from the coding sequence ATGACCGATACAATGACCATAAACAGCGCCGGCATCCGGTTTATTAAAGTGGATATGCAAAACATCCGGGTTTTAAAAGCAATTGGCATCGAAACCTTTAACGAAGCCTTCGCGCATTTGAACACGCCCGAAAATATGGAGGACTACCTGGCAACTGCTTTTGCCGATGAAAAACTGGCCGCCGAAGTTAACAACCCATGCTCGGAATTTTACATGGCGCAGGTTGATGGCAATATAGTTGGTTACGTAAAAATCAACCACGGGCCGGCACAAACCGATGTAAAGGATGATAATGCTTTAGAAGTTGAAAGAATTTACGTGCTGAAAGCTTTTCACGGCAAAAAGGTGGGCCAGTTACTTTTTGATAAGGCATTTGAGATTGCCGTACAGATGAAGAAAACCTATATATGGCTTGGCGTTTGGGAGCATAATGCCAAGGCGCTGGCTTTTTATAAAAAGAATGGTTTTGAAGTGTTTGGCTCGCACGACTTTTGGCTGGGCGATGATTTGCAGACAGATTTGATGATGAAACGGTATTTAGGGTAA
- a CDS encoding asparaginase, whose amino-acid sequence MSQILIIYTGGTIGMMSDPVTKVLKPINFEQIMDNVPELEKLNCRIKVHSFDEIIDSSNMNPAIWSDLAGLIESNYHDNDGFVILHGSDTMAYTASALSFMLENLGKPIIFTGSQLPISAIRTDAKENLMTAIEIAKAKKNDRARVPEVCIYFDYKLFRGNRAFKYNSSKFEAFRSPNYPILAESGVHLKFNANDIRHPQDGDELIIHNNLISDVGVLKLYPGIGTKVVEAILNADVRGVVMETFGAGNTTTDTWFLNLLEKAIKDGKVIVDISQCKVGTVELGRYETSKQLKDMGVANGYDMTFESAVTKMMYLLGKFDDPALVKHYMETDLRGEITVS is encoded by the coding sequence ATGAGCCAGATACTGATCATTTACACCGGCGGTACCATAGGGATGATGAGCGATCCTGTGACTAAGGTGCTCAAGCCTATCAACTTTGAGCAAATAATGGATAACGTGCCGGAGTTGGAGAAACTGAACTGCCGGATTAAAGTACACTCTTTTGATGAGATCATCGATTCATCAAACATGAACCCTGCTATCTGGAGCGACCTGGCCGGCCTTATCGAGTCAAACTATCACGATAATGACGGCTTTGTAATCCTTCACGGCTCAGATACCATGGCCTATACCGCCTCGGCATTAAGCTTTATGCTCGAAAACCTGGGCAAGCCCATTATTTTTACAGGCTCGCAATTGCCCATCAGCGCCATCCGCACCGATGCGAAGGAAAATTTGATGACCGCCATCGAAATTGCCAAAGCCAAAAAGAATGACCGCGCCCGCGTACCCGAAGTTTGTATCTATTTTGATTACAAACTCTTCCGTGGTAACCGTGCCTTTAAATATAATTCGTCCAAATTCGAGGCCTTCCGGTCGCCAAATTATCCTATCCTGGCCGAGAGTGGCGTACACCTTAAGTTTAACGCCAATGATATCAGGCACCCGCAGGATGGGGACGAGCTTATCATCCACAACAACCTTATAAGCGATGTAGGTGTGTTAAAACTTTACCCTGGCATAGGCACAAAAGTGGTTGAGGCCATTTTAAATGCCGATGTACGGGGCGTGGTAATGGAAACATTTGGTGCCGGCAATACCACAACCGACACATGGTTTCTTAACCTGCTGGAAAAAGCTATTAAAGATGGTAAAGTGATTGTAGATATCTCGCAATGTAAAGTGGGCACCGTTGAGCTTGGCCGCTACGAAACCAGCAAACAACTTAAAGACATGGGCGTAGCCAACGGTTACGATATGACTTTTGAATCGGCAGTAACCAAAATGATGTACCTGCTGGGCAAGTTTGACGACCCGGCCCTGGTAAAACATTACATGGAAACGGATTTAAGGGGCGAGATAACGGTATCATAG